One genomic segment of Arachis duranensis cultivar V14167 chromosome 4, aradu.V14167.gnm2.J7QH, whole genome shotgun sequence includes these proteins:
- the LOC107484620 gene encoding 3'-5' exonuclease-like, translating to MTIHIRDYGDTHTMYEVIFHGNFIETCRTSNPSIVDGWVQVMSSHFGFSSNHNRLIGLDIEWNPNTQRNAPRNPVATLQLCQGENCLVYQILHAPYIPQSLVDFLRSCNNTFVGAGIEADAQKLLEDYNLHVTNCTDLRMLAEHVLGEREMRNAGLKTLAARVMGVELEKPWYITRSCWDAEWLNLQQVQYACVDAFVSYEVGRRLFFWSGNTSNRF from the coding sequence ATGACGATTCACATCCGCGACTACGGCGACACCCACACCATGTACGAAGTCATCTTCCATGGAAACTTCATCGAGACCTGCCGAACCTCTAACCCTTCCATAGTCGACGGCTGGGTCCAAGTCATGAGCAGCCACTTCGGCTTCAGCAGCAACCACAACCGCCTCATCGGCCTCGACATCGAATGGAATCCAAACACTCAGCGTAACGCGCCTCGTAACCCCGTGGCTACACTCCAACTCTGCCAGGGCGAGAACTGCCTCGTCTACCAGATCTTGCACGCGCCTTACATCCCGCAGTCGCTGGTGGATTTTCTCAGAAGCTGCAATAACACGTTCGTTGGGGCTGGGATCGAGGCGGACGCTCAGAAGCTTCTAGAAGACTACAACCTCCACGTGACAAACTGCACGGACCTTCGGATGCTTGCGGAGCACGTGCTGGGGGAGAGAGAGATGAGGAATGCGGGGCTGAAGACGCTGGCTGCGAGGGTTATGGGGGTCGAGCTGGAGAAGCCGTGGTACATCACGAGGAGCTGTTGGGATGCTGAGTGGCTTAATCTTCAGCAGGTGCAGTACGCTTGCGTGGACGCGTTCGTCTCTTATGAGGTTGGGAGGAGGCTGTTTTTTTGGTCCGGGAATACTTCCAATAGGTTTTGA